The following proteins are encoded in a genomic region of Shinella zoogloeoides:
- a CDS encoding assimilatory sulfite reductase (NADPH) flavoprotein subunit — MTVVEFNGPGLSEEQWRTVRAVATALKPQQALWLSGYFAGLADAGRPEAAHLVPAGLDPAPAAAARTLTILYGSETGNGKRLADRLAERAHAAGLAPVLTDMADYKPRRLKEEQDLLIVASTHGEGAPPTSAAGFFEFVEGRKAPRLEGLRYAVLALGDSTYEFFCGAGRRLDDRLAALGGKRLHERVDCDVDYDDPAAAWIETALAALAPARTAAVPAAAASATPSATAYDRQNPFPAIVIENLALTGRGSSKETRHVELSLEGSGLAFAPGDALGVMPRNDPALVEGLLSVLDLSGGEALTIKGAATTLGEALEGVLEITAATPRFLDQWAEVTGAAALKELAGDARSAFLRENHVIDILRRYPAKGIDAAALAAGLRPLQPRLYSIASSATAVPDEVHLTVSTVRYGLNGEERHGVASGQFSRRAAPETVLPVYVQENPRFRLPEGDAPIIMIGAGTGVAPYRAFLQEREAQGARGRAWLFFGERNFDSDFLYQTEWQGFLKDGVLSRMNVAFSRDGAQKTYVQHRLLEEARELYAWLEEGAHLYVCGDGAKLAPDVHRALTAIVAEAGGHGKAAAEDYLAALRESRRYQIDVY, encoded by the coding sequence GGCGCTGAAGCCGCAGCAGGCGCTCTGGCTGAGCGGCTATTTCGCCGGGCTGGCCGATGCCGGCCGGCCCGAGGCGGCCCATCTCGTGCCCGCCGGGCTCGACCCCGCGCCGGCCGCCGCCGCGCGCACGCTCACCATCCTCTACGGCAGCGAGACCGGCAACGGCAAGCGCCTCGCCGACCGCCTTGCCGAGCGGGCGCATGCCGCCGGCCTCGCCCCGGTTCTCACCGACATGGCCGACTACAAGCCGCGCCGGCTGAAAGAGGAGCAGGACCTCCTCATCGTCGCCTCCACCCATGGCGAGGGCGCGCCGCCGACCTCCGCCGCCGGCTTCTTCGAATTCGTCGAGGGCCGCAAGGCGCCGCGGCTGGAGGGGCTGCGCTACGCGGTGCTGGCGCTCGGCGATTCCACCTACGAGTTCTTCTGCGGCGCGGGCCGGCGCCTCGACGACCGCCTTGCCGCGCTCGGCGGCAAGCGCCTGCACGAGCGCGTCGACTGCGACGTCGACTATGACGACCCCGCCGCCGCCTGGATCGAGACGGCCCTCGCCGCCCTCGCCCCGGCCCGAACCGCAGCGGTGCCAGCTGCCGCCGCATCGGCCACCCCATCGGCAACCGCTTACGACAGGCAGAACCCCTTCCCGGCCATCGTCATCGAGAACCTGGCGCTCACCGGGCGCGGATCGAGCAAGGAGACGCGGCATGTCGAGCTGTCGCTGGAAGGCTCGGGCCTTGCCTTCGCGCCGGGCGATGCGCTTGGCGTCATGCCGCGCAACGATCCGGCGCTCGTCGAAGGGCTTCTTTCCGTGCTCGACCTTTCCGGCGGCGAAGCCCTGACGATCAAGGGTGCGGCGACGACGCTCGGCGAGGCGCTCGAAGGCGTGCTGGAAATCACCGCCGCCACGCCGCGCTTCCTCGACCAGTGGGCGGAGGTGACCGGCGCTGCCGCGTTGAAGGAACTGGCGGGCGATGCGCGCTCGGCCTTCCTCAGGGAAAACCACGTCATCGACATCCTGCGCCGCTATCCGGCGAAGGGCATCGACGCGGCGGCGCTCGCTGCCGGTCTCCGTCCGCTCCAGCCGCGGCTCTATTCCATCGCCTCTTCCGCGACGGCCGTTCCCGACGAGGTGCACCTGACGGTCAGCACCGTGCGCTACGGGCTGAACGGCGAGGAGCGCCACGGCGTCGCCTCCGGCCAGTTCTCGCGCCGCGCCGCGCCGGAGACGGTCCTTCCCGTCTATGTGCAGGAGAACCCGCGCTTCCGCCTGCCGGAAGGCGACGCGCCGATCATCATGATCGGCGCCGGCACGGGCGTCGCCCCCTACCGCGCCTTCCTGCAGGAGCGCGAGGCGCAAGGGGCCAGGGGCCGCGCCTGGCTGTTCTTCGGCGAGCGCAACTTCGACAGCGACTTCCTCTACCAGACCGAATGGCAGGGCTTCCTCAAGGACGGCGTGCTGTCGCGCATGAACGTCGCCTTCTCGCGCGACGGCGCGCAAAAGACCTATGTCCAGCACCGGCTGCTGGAGGAGGCCCGCGAGCTTTATGCGTGGCTGGAAGAGGGCGCGCATCTCTATGTCTGCGGCGACGGGGCGAAGCTTGCGCCCGACGTGCACCGCGCGCTCACGGCGATCGTCGCCGAAGCAGGCGGGCACGGCAAGGCCGCCGCCGAGGACTACCTCGCCGCGCTGCGCGAAAGCCGCCGCTACCAGATCGACGTCTATTGA
- a CDS encoding sulfurtransferase produces the protein MTTAATDSLVTVDWLKDHLTDPKVRVFEVSVDTGVYEKGHIPGAVDLNWHTDLVDTVNRDIASREKLQAQLRRAGVDEDTTVIVYGDHNNWFAAWGVWVLDVYGFGTRAKLLDGGRKLWEARGLPLTTAVPAYEATALELPGRDDSLRARLANTLDVAEGRIDGKLVDIRSPDEYLGKVFAPEGVKELSIRAGHIPGAENVPWATIVNEDGTYKPLDEIRRIYAEKGIDGTKPVITYCRIGERSSHTWFALKRLLGYDARNYDGSWTEYGNAVGVPVVNRSGTIWLGK, from the coding sequence ATGACGACAGCAGCAACCGATTCCCTCGTGACCGTGGACTGGCTGAAGGACCATCTGACCGACCCCAAGGTGCGGGTCTTCGAGGTCAGCGTCGATACCGGCGTCTACGAGAAGGGCCACATTCCCGGCGCGGTCGATCTCAACTGGCACACGGACCTCGTCGACACCGTCAACCGCGATATCGCTTCGCGCGAGAAGCTCCAGGCGCAGCTGCGCCGGGCGGGCGTCGACGAGGACACCACCGTCATCGTCTACGGCGACCACAACAACTGGTTCGCCGCCTGGGGTGTCTGGGTCCTCGACGTCTATGGCTTCGGCACGCGGGCAAAGCTCCTCGACGGCGGCCGCAAGCTGTGGGAGGCGCGCGGCCTGCCGCTGACGACGGCGGTGCCCGCTTACGAGGCGACGGCGCTGGAGCTACCCGGGCGCGACGACAGCCTGCGCGCCCGCCTTGCCAACACGCTCGACGTCGCCGAGGGCCGCATCGACGGCAAGCTGGTCGACATCCGCTCGCCCGACGAATATCTCGGCAAGGTCTTCGCGCCGGAAGGCGTCAAGGAACTGTCGATCCGCGCGGGCCACATTCCCGGCGCGGAAAACGTGCCATGGGCCACCATCGTCAACGAGGACGGCACCTACAAGCCGCTCGACGAGATCCGCCGCATCTATGCCGAGAAGGGCATCGACGGCACGAAGCCGGTCATCACCTATTGCCGCATCGGCGAACGGTCGAGCCATACCTGGTTCGCCCTGAAGCGCCTGCTCGGCTACGACGCCCGCAACTATGACGGCTCGTGGACCGAATACGGCAATGCCGTCGGCGTGCCGGTCGTCAACCGGAGCGGGACGATCTGGCTCGGCAAGTAG
- a CDS encoding NADPH-dependent assimilatory sulfite reductase hemoprotein subunit, with protein MTLLETDRSRDISQPLERLSADETMKANSEQLRGTIAEGLSAPLTAAVPGDDIKLMKFHGLYQQDDRDIRDERRRQKLEPAYRFMARVRLPGGVLSPSQWLKLDALARAYAGDTLRLTTRQTFQLHYLHKKNLRAVMQGLRDVALDTKAACGDDARGVMASINPQLSALHAEVYALAKAASDHATPKTGAYPEIWYGEERQTRGDGPEEPMYGRTYMPRKFKIGFVIPPVNDIDVYAQDLGFIAIIEDGRLTGFNVAVGGGMGRTDQAPKTYPRLASVIGFIPKDRVIETCDAVMGVQRDYGDRADRSRARFKYTVDDKGLDWIKAAIEDRLGFALGDAQSYAFATNGDTLGWQRGEDGREHYTLRIENGRVRNALFDGLRAIAEAHRGTFRVTPNQNLVIAEVEPADRPAIEALLKAHGLDMLNGGSGLRRNSMACVALPTCGLAMAESERYLPVLIDKIDAILAEHGLSDEPITIRMTGCPNGCARPYIAEIALTGRAPGKYNLYLGGGFAGQRLNKMVLENAAEPAILDLLGKVIGHFARERHPGEHFGDFAIRAGYVAEVTEGRHFND; from the coding sequence ATGACCCTTCTTGAAACCGACCGCAGCCGCGACATCTCCCAGCCGCTCGAAAGGCTGAGCGCCGACGAGACGATGAAGGCGAACAGCGAACAGCTTCGCGGCACTATTGCGGAAGGCCTTTCCGCCCCGCTGACCGCCGCCGTGCCCGGCGACGACATCAAGCTGATGAAGTTCCACGGCCTCTACCAGCAGGACGACCGCGACATCCGCGACGAGCGCCGCCGGCAGAAGCTGGAGCCGGCCTATCGCTTCATGGCGCGCGTGCGCCTGCCGGGCGGGGTGCTGTCGCCCTCGCAATGGCTGAAGCTCGATGCGCTCGCACGGGCCTATGCCGGCGACACGCTGCGGCTGACGACGCGCCAGACCTTCCAGCTCCACTACCTCCACAAGAAGAACCTGAGAGCCGTCATGCAGGGGCTGCGCGACGTCGCGCTCGATACCAAGGCGGCCTGCGGCGACGATGCGCGCGGCGTCATGGCTTCGATCAACCCTCAGCTTTCGGCGCTGCATGCCGAAGTCTACGCGCTCGCCAAAGCGGCGAGCGACCACGCCACCCCCAAGACCGGCGCCTATCCGGAAATCTGGTACGGCGAGGAGCGCCAGACGCGCGGCGACGGGCCGGAAGAGCCGATGTACGGCCGCACCTACATGCCGCGCAAGTTCAAGATCGGCTTCGTCATTCCGCCGGTCAACGACATCGACGTCTATGCGCAGGATCTCGGTTTCATCGCCATTATCGAGGACGGCCGGCTTACCGGCTTCAACGTGGCGGTCGGCGGCGGCATGGGGCGGACCGACCAGGCGCCGAAGACCTATCCGCGGCTCGCCAGCGTCATCGGCTTCATACCGAAGGACCGGGTGATCGAGACCTGCGACGCCGTCATGGGCGTGCAGCGCGACTATGGCGACCGCGCCGACCGCAGCCGCGCCCGCTTCAAATATACCGTGGACGACAAGGGGCTGGACTGGATCAAGGCGGCGATCGAGGACCGGCTGGGCTTCGCGCTGGGAGATGCCCAGTCCTACGCCTTCGCCACCAACGGCGACACACTCGGCTGGCAGCGCGGCGAGGACGGGCGCGAGCATTATACGCTGCGCATCGAGAACGGCCGGGTGAGGAACGCCCTCTTCGACGGCCTGCGCGCCATCGCGGAGGCGCATCGCGGCACCTTCCGCGTCACGCCCAACCAGAACCTCGTCATCGCCGAGGTGGAGCCGGCCGACCGGCCGGCCATCGAGGCGCTCCTGAAGGCGCACGGGCTGGACATGCTCAATGGCGGCAGCGGCCTCCGGCGCAATTCCATGGCCTGCGTGGCGCTGCCGACCTGCGGCCTCGCCATGGCCGAGAGCGAGCGCTACCTGCCGGTGCTGATCGACAAGATCGACGCCATCCTCGCCGAACACGGGCTTTCGGACGAGCCGATCACCATCCGCATGACCGGTTGTCCGAACGGCTGCGCGCGGCCCTATATCGCCGAGATCGCGCTGACCGGCCGGGCGCCGGGCAAGTACAACCTCTATCTCGGCGGCGGCTTTGCCGGCCAGCGCCTCAACAAGATGGTGCTGGAGAACGCGGCGGAGCCGGCGATCCTCGATCTCCTCGGCAAGGTGATCGGCCATTTCGCCCGCGAGCGGCATCCGGGCGAGCATTTCGGCGATTTCGCCATCCGCGCCGGCTATGTGGCCGAGGTCACGGAAGGCCGCCATTTCAACGACTGA